A window from Pseudomonas sp. MRSN 12121 encodes these proteins:
- a CDS encoding aldehyde dehydrogenase translates to MAIATLLPATIAFIRRAPRMLIGADWVEAADGQTMPLHNPATGEQLCVVPRATVEDVDRAVLAARQAFDDSPWSRTRPRERQNLLWKLAELMQRDAELLAQLECLNNGKSAAVAQAMDVQLAIDFLRYMAGWATKIEGSSPEVSLPLMPDAQFHSFIRREAVGVVGAIVAWNFPLLLACWKLGPALATGCTVVLKPADETPLTALKLAELVQEAGYPAGVFNVVTGTGITAGSALTRNPRVDKLTFTGSTAVGKEIGKVAMDAMTRVTLELGGKSPTIVLADADLDSAAAGAASAIFFNQGQVCCAGSRLYVQRKHFDKVVADIAGIANAMKLGSGLDASVDMGPLISARQQERVWRYIETGRESGATIACGGEQFGPGYFVQPTVIVDVDQRHPLVQEEIFGPVLVAIPFDDEADALRMANDSPYGLGASLWSNDLAAVHRMIPRIRSGSVWVNCHSALDPALPFGGYKMSGVGREMGHAAIEHYTELKSVLIKL, encoded by the coding sequence ATGGCTATTGCAACCCTGCTTCCCGCCACCATCGCGTTCATCCGGCGCGCGCCGCGCATGCTGATCGGCGCCGACTGGGTCGAGGCCGCCGACGGCCAGACCATGCCCCTGCACAACCCGGCCACGGGCGAGCAGCTGTGCGTGGTGCCGCGCGCCACGGTGGAGGATGTCGATCGCGCGGTACTCGCCGCGCGCCAGGCCTTCGACGATTCGCCCTGGAGCCGCACCCGCCCGCGGGAACGGCAGAATCTGCTGTGGAAGCTCGCCGAGCTGATGCAACGCGACGCCGAACTGCTGGCGCAACTGGAGTGCCTGAACAACGGCAAGAGCGCGGCGGTGGCCCAGGCCATGGACGTGCAACTGGCCATCGACTTTTTGCGCTACATGGCCGGCTGGGCGACCAAGATCGAAGGCAGCAGCCCCGAGGTGTCGCTGCCGCTGATGCCCGATGCGCAGTTTCACAGTTTCATCCGCCGCGAAGCCGTGGGCGTGGTCGGGGCCATCGTCGCCTGGAATTTCCCGCTGCTGCTGGCCTGCTGGAAACTCGGCCCGGCCCTGGCCACCGGCTGCACGGTGGTGCTCAAGCCGGCCGACGAAACCCCGCTGACCGCGCTCAAGCTCGCCGAGCTGGTGCAGGAAGCCGGCTACCCCGCCGGCGTGTTCAACGTGGTCACCGGCACCGGGATCACCGCCGGCAGCGCCCTGACCCGCAACCCGCGGGTGGACAAGCTGACCTTCACCGGCTCCACCGCGGTGGGCAAGGAGATCGGCAAGGTCGCCATGGACGCCATGACCCGGGTCACCCTGGAGCTGGGCGGCAAGTCGCCGACCATCGTCCTCGCCGATGCCGACCTGGACAGCGCCGCGGCCGGGGCCGCCAGCGCGATCTTCTTCAACCAGGGCCAGGTGTGCTGCGCCGGCTCGCGGCTGTATGTGCAGCGCAAGCACTTCGACAAAGTGGTGGCCGACATCGCCGGCATCGCCAATGCGATGAAGCTCGGCAGCGGCCTGGACGCCAGCGTCGACATGGGCCCGCTGATATCCGCGCGCCAGCAGGAGCGGGTCTGGCGCTACATCGAGACGGGCCGCGAGAGCGGCGCCACCATTGCCTGTGGTGGCGAGCAGTTCGGCCCCGGCTACTTCGTCCAGCCGACAGTGATAGTCGATGTCGACCAGCGCCACCCGCTGGTGCAGGAAGAAATCTTCGGCCCGGTGCTGGTGGCGATACCGTTCGACGACGAAGCCGATGCCCTGCGCATGGCCAACGACAGCCCCTACGGCCTTGGCGCGAGCCTGTGGTCCAACGACCTGGCCGCGGTGCACCGGATGATCCCGCGGATCAGGTCCGGATCGGTCTGGGTCAATTGCCACAGCGCCCTCGACCCGGCGCTGCCCTTCGGTGGCTACAAGATGTCCGGCGTGGGCCGGGAGATGGGCCATGCGGCGATCGAGCATTACACCGAGTTGAAGTCGGTGTTGATCAAGCTGTAG
- a CDS encoding NAD(P)/FAD-dependent oxidoreductase: protein MRPLLVLGAGPAGAAVALGLRRLGYPVALVSQWRRFAALEGVSLRVLEALRGAGLGQALDSALQACRREVAWNGEQHAQNVEYLLDRPRFDRGLREALRTAGVELVEGRVLDVQSTAAGHRVCIEGQGEHFADFLVEARGRQAPALSKELGKSLRKGRRGPETLSLLNRWQGSPGSAASAVHSLEDGWAWMARQADGQCYWQLTVDVASAGLPGKAQLLDYCRQRRLGSAPARAFFGGAAEADLQLHARSSTAILCPQVCGANWIRVGDAAMAVDPLSGNGIFQSLSSALQAPAVINTLLQRPERAALAQRFHGQRVEQLFLRFARIGRDFYGDEQRWPEQPFWQARRQWPDLQPAHRAADFAALRIERAPVLRDGLVDEAEVVIAPDQPLGVWHVQGVELAPLLRRLQRQAPGEALAGLSEEQDRAVRGWLLGQGYRP from the coding sequence ATGAGGCCGCTGCTGGTGCTCGGCGCCGGGCCGGCCGGCGCCGCGGTGGCCCTGGGCTTGCGGCGCCTGGGTTACCCGGTGGCGCTGGTCAGCCAGTGGCGGCGCTTTGCGGCGCTGGAAGGGGTGTCGCTGCGCGTGCTCGAGGCGTTGCGTGGCGCCGGCCTGGGGCAGGCGCTGGACAGCGCCTTGCAGGCGTGCCGGCGCGAGGTGGCATGGAATGGCGAGCAGCATGCGCAGAACGTCGAGTACCTGCTGGATCGCCCGCGTTTCGATCGCGGCCTGCGCGAAGCCTTGCGCACGGCGGGTGTCGAGCTGGTCGAAGGCCGGGTACTGGACGTGCAGTCGACGGCGGCCGGGCATCGGGTGTGCATCGAAGGCCAGGGCGAGCATTTCGCGGATTTCCTGGTGGAGGCGCGGGGACGGCAGGCACCGGCCCTGAGCAAGGAGCTGGGTAAAAGCTTGCGCAAAGGCCGGCGCGGGCCGGAAACCCTCAGCCTGCTCAACCGCTGGCAGGGCTCGCCGGGCAGCGCCGCCAGCGCCGTGCACAGCCTGGAAGACGGCTGGGCCTGGATGGCGCGCCAGGCCGACGGCCAGTGCTACTGGCAACTGACCGTGGATGTGGCCAGCGCCGGGCTGCCGGGCAAGGCGCAGTTGCTCGACTACTGCCGCCAGCGGCGCCTGGGTTCGGCGCCGGCGCGCGCGTTCTTTGGCGGCGCGGCCGAGGCGGACCTGCAACTGCATGCGCGCAGCAGCACGGCGATCCTCTGCCCGCAGGTGTGCGGCGCCAACTGGATTCGCGTGGGCGATGCGGCGATGGCGGTGGACCCGTTGTCCGGCAACGGTATTTTCCAGTCGCTGTCCTCGGCGCTGCAGGCCCCCGCGGTGATCAACACCCTGTTGCAGCGCCCCGAGCGCGCGGCCCTGGCGCAGCGTTTCCATGGTCAGCGGGTCGAGCAGCTGTTTCTGCGTTTTGCCCGCATCGGCCGGGATTTCTACGGCGACGAGCAGCGCTGGCCCGAGCAGCCTTTCTGGCAGGCCCGCCGGCAATGGCCGGACCTCCAGCCGGCGCACCGCGCGGCGGATTTTGCTGCGTTGCGCATCGAACGGGCCCCGGTATTGCGCGATGGCCTGGTGGACGAAGCCGAGGTGGTGATCGCCCCGGACCAGCCGCTGGGCGTCTGGCACGTGCAGGGCGTCGAGTTGGCGCCGTTGTTGCGCCGATTGCAGCGGCAAGCGCCCGGCGAGGCCCTGGCCGGCTTGAGCGAAGAGCAGGACAGGGCGGTGCGTGGGTGGTTGCTGGGGCAGGGGTATCGGCCGTGA
- a CDS encoding S8/S53 family peptidase, giving the protein MTPELLVGVVDSGHSAAQRARVVAGRRFYLVEDGVGAGEVQDDPLGHGSAILDAIAERAPRARFCVAQVFDQRGVTSALQIASALDWLVARGVRLVNLSLGLRQDRSLLREACAAALAQGVMLCASTPAQGAAVYPARYPGVLRVTGDARCTPGEWSWLDSQQADFAACVQGSHPGQSGASLGCAALSGHIAGYLGEHRDADNPQVLQWLRTHARYHGPERRGWP; this is encoded by the coding sequence ATGACGCCCGAATTGCTGGTCGGCGTGGTCGACAGCGGGCATTCGGCCGCGCAACGCGCCCGGGTGGTGGCCGGACGGCGTTTCTATCTGGTGGAGGACGGTGTCGGCGCAGGCGAGGTACAGGACGATCCGCTCGGCCACGGCAGCGCGATCCTCGACGCGATCGCCGAGCGGGCACCCCGGGCGCGGTTCTGCGTCGCCCAGGTGTTCGACCAGCGCGGGGTGACCAGCGCCCTGCAGATCGCCAGCGCCCTGGACTGGCTGGTGGCCCGGGGCGTGCGCCTGGTCAACCTCAGCCTGGGCCTGCGCCAGGACCGCAGCCTGTTGCGCGAAGCCTGCGCCGCGGCGCTGGCGCAAGGCGTGATGCTGTGCGCGTCGACCCCGGCCCAGGGCGCCGCGGTGTACCCGGCCCGTTATCCCGGCGTGCTGCGGGTGACCGGCGATGCCCGCTGCACCCCCGGGGAGTGGTCGTGGCTCGACAGCCAGCAGGCCGACTTCGCCGCCTGCGTGCAGGGCAGCCATCCCGGCCAGTCCGGGGCCAGCCTGGGCTGCGCGGCGTTGAGCGGGCATATCGCCGGTTACCTGGGCGAGCACCGCGACGCCGACAACCCGCAGGTGCTCCAGTGGCTGCGGACCCACGCCCGCTACCACGGCCCCGAACGGCGCGGCTGGCCATGA
- a CDS encoding ABC transporter ATP-binding protein encodes MARLLSRLVDSPDPAALQAALRWLYGFVRPQRLAIAGLLGLSVCASLLVLVQPWLTKLLIDDGLLARDFPMLAWIAGLMILAGLLGTALSGVNRYLHTRLSGRILFALRDDLYRHLQRLSPGFYGQRRIGDLISRLDGDVAEIQRFAVDSLFSAVSSVIGLMVALAMLVTLSWQLSLLALLLIPLDLLWLRWMRRKVEREVRQLRERSADLSSFMVETLPVMKFIQSAGQQQREARRLELLGQGYLSQLLRLQVSEFFTQAVPGTLTSLSRACAFLIGGYWVVQGTWQLGALIAFSTYLGMAVGPVQSLLGLYVAVQRMSVSLGRVMELRGEAPGVTTPQEPAPMPGGGELHFHDVHFSHPGRPSTLSGIEARIPYGLKVALSGGSGVGKSTLIDLLQRHHDPQSGQVLLDGVDLRRLDLCELRRRIAVVSQDIVLFRGSLADNLAYSVPDAPRAAVAEVARLAQLQSLIESLPEGLDSPLGERGQQLSGGQKQRIAIARALLQDPLILVLDEATSAVDESTEREVIEAIDRLFAGRTRILISHRPSTLADADLRFELVDGVLRPAQVAA; translated from the coding sequence ATGGCGCGCCTGCTCAGCCGGCTGGTGGACAGCCCCGACCCCGCGGCGCTGCAGGCGGCCCTGCGCTGGCTGTATGGCTTTGTCCGCCCGCAGCGCCTGGCCATCGCCGGGTTGCTGGGGCTGTCGGTCTGCGCCTCGTTGCTGGTGCTGGTGCAACCCTGGCTGACCAAGCTGCTGATCGACGACGGCCTGCTGGCGCGGGATTTCCCGATGCTGGCGTGGATCGCCGGGCTGATGATCCTCGCCGGGCTGCTGGGCACGGCGCTGTCGGGCGTCAACCGCTACCTGCACACGCGCTTGTCGGGGCGCATCCTGTTTGCCCTGCGCGACGACCTGTACCGGCATTTGCAGCGCCTGTCGCCGGGCTTCTACGGGCAGCGGCGGATCGGCGACCTGATCTCGCGGCTCGACGGTGATGTGGCGGAGATCCAGCGCTTTGCCGTGGATTCGCTGTTCTCCGCGGTGTCCAGCGTGATCGGCCTGATGGTGGCGCTGGCGATGCTGGTGACTCTGTCCTGGCAACTGTCGTTGCTGGCGCTGCTGCTGATTCCCCTGGACCTGCTCTGGCTGCGCTGGATGCGGCGCAAGGTCGAGCGCGAGGTGCGGCAGTTGCGCGAGCGCTCGGCGGACCTGTCGTCGTTCATGGTCGAGACCCTGCCGGTGATGAAGTTCATCCAGAGCGCCGGCCAGCAACAGCGCGAGGCGCGGCGCCTGGAGTTGCTGGGCCAGGGCTACCTGAGCCAGTTGCTGCGCTTGCAGGTCAGCGAGTTCTTCACCCAGGCGGTGCCCGGCACCCTGACCTCGCTGTCGCGGGCCTGTGCCTTCCTGATCGGCGGCTATTGGGTGGTGCAGGGCACCTGGCAACTGGGCGCGCTGATCGCCTTTTCCACCTACCTGGGCATGGCCGTCGGGCCGGTGCAGAGCCTGCTGGGGCTGTATGTGGCGGTCCAGCGCATGAGCGTCAGCCTGGGCCGGGTGATGGAGCTGCGCGGCGAAGCACCGGGCGTGACCACGCCGCAGGAACCTGCGCCGATGCCCGGGGGCGGCGAGCTGCATTTCCATGACGTGCACTTCAGCCACCCCGGGCGGCCCAGCACCCTGAGCGGCATCGAGGCGCGGATTCCCTACGGGCTGAAGGTGGCCCTGAGCGGCGGCTCCGGGGTCGGCAAGTCGACCCTGATCGACCTGCTGCAACGCCATCACGACCCGCAGTCCGGGCAGGTGCTGCTGGACGGTGTCGACCTGCGCCGGCTCGACCTGTGCGAGCTGCGCCGGCGCATCGCCGTGGTCAGCCAGGACATCGTGCTGTTTCGTGGCAGCCTGGCCGACAACCTGGCCTACAGCGTGCCCGACGCACCGCGCGCGGCGGTGGCCGAGGTGGCGCGGCTGGCGCAACTGCAGAGCCTCATCGAGTCGTTGCCCGAGGGCCTGGACAGCCCGCTGGGCGAGCGTGGCCAGCAGCTGTCCGGCGGGCAGAAACAGCGGATCGCGATTGCCCGCGCGTTGCTCCAGGACCCCTTGATCCTGGTGCTGGACGAAGCCACCTCGGCGGTGGACGAAAGCACCGAGCGCGAGGTGATCGAGGCCATCGACCGGCTGTTCGCCGGGCGCACGCGGATCCTGATCAGCCACCGGCCTTCGACCCTGGCCGACGCCGACCTGCGTTTCGAACTGGTGGACGGCGTATTGCGCCCCGCGCAGGTGGCGGCATGA
- a CDS encoding sigma-54-dependent Fis family transcriptional regulator, translated as MTLIKTITGEARLARERLHLEGAVPNGVLRAEIDASWRRSLGHGVHVDGQPELGLESGTSLEVLLANNRLLLDAALPAVDYLAERQGQDGLIILANAEATILSIGGRADRLQGSGVRDITLGACWSEAARGTNALGTALVEARTTLIDCGEHYLDRLSHFSCTSVPIHCPQGEILGVLDLTREGPLGRFQDSSALLAMAVSQIESRVFNASYPEQIVLAFHSRRQYLESPWQGLLALSLGGQILAVSSQACQLLDAPRATLVGRRCEEFLGVDGLQLLTRLQQGGVGSLQTAKGEFFYKTLRAPQRSINVAGTPKSPAKKPSAQPPLDALAGSNPRYARALRMARQGLANALPVLLLGETGTGKEVVARALHLAGARADKPFVAVNCAAIPEGLIESELFGYREGAFTGSRRGGMVGRLQQAHGGTLFLDEIGDMPLALQARLLRVLQDRKVAPLGAGEEQEIDVALICATHRDLKQQVADKQFREDLFYRVNGISVMLPALREREDFDALLEVLLAKLGSPGMALAANLRQLLAGYHWPGNIRQLEMVLRTALAMREEGDRVLGLEHLPDSLLDDLNTDARPATGSIREHQLELIRQALDDHRGNVSAAAEALGISRATLYRKLKQLRD; from the coding sequence ATGACTCTCATAAAAACAATAACCGGCGAAGCTCGACTGGCCCGGGAAAGACTCCATCTGGAAGGCGCCGTCCCCAATGGAGTGTTGCGTGCGGAAATCGATGCCTCATGGCGGCGCAGCCTCGGCCATGGCGTGCACGTCGATGGCCAGCCGGAGCTGGGCCTGGAATCCGGCACCAGCCTCGAGGTGCTGCTGGCGAACAACCGCCTGCTGCTCGACGCGGCGCTGCCGGCCGTCGACTACCTGGCCGAGCGCCAGGGCCAGGACGGCCTGATCATCCTGGCCAATGCCGAGGCGACCATCCTGTCGATCGGCGGCCGGGCCGACCGCCTCCAGGGCAGCGGCGTGCGCGACATCACCCTCGGCGCCTGCTGGAGCGAAGCCGCCCGTGGCACCAATGCCCTGGGCACCGCGCTGGTGGAAGCGCGCACCACCCTGATCGACTGCGGCGAACATTACCTGGATCGCCTGAGCCATTTTTCCTGCACCTCGGTGCCTATCCATTGCCCCCAGGGCGAAATCCTCGGCGTGCTCGACCTGACCCGCGAAGGGCCGCTGGGGCGCTTCCAGGACAGCTCGGCGCTGCTGGCCATGGCGGTCAGCCAGATCGAGAGCCGGGTGTTCAATGCCTCCTACCCCGAGCAGATCGTCCTGGCGTTCCACAGCCGCCGGCAGTACCTGGAGTCGCCCTGGCAAGGCTTGCTGGCCCTGAGCCTGGGTGGGCAGATCCTGGCGGTCAGCAGCCAGGCCTGCCAGTTGCTCGACGCCCCGCGCGCGACCCTGGTCGGCCGGCGCTGCGAAGAGTTTCTCGGGGTCGACGGCCTGCAACTGCTGACGCGCTTGCAGCAGGGCGGCGTCGGCAGCCTGCAGACCGCCAAGGGCGAGTTCTTCTACAAGACCCTGCGCGCGCCGCAACGCTCGATCAATGTCGCCGGCACGCCGAAAAGCCCAGCCAAGAAGCCTTCCGCGCAACCCCCGCTCGATGCGCTGGCCGGCAGCAACCCGCGTTATGCCCGCGCCCTGCGCATGGCCCGGCAGGGCCTGGCCAACGCCTTGCCGGTGTTGCTGCTGGGGGAAACCGGCACCGGCAAGGAAGTGGTGGCCCGCGCCCTGCACCTGGCCGGGGCCCGCGCCGACAAACCCTTTGTCGCGGTGAACTGCGCGGCGATCCCCGAAGGCCTGATCGAGTCCGAGCTGTTCGGCTATCGCGAGGGCGCCTTCACCGGTTCGCGCCGGGGCGGGATGGTCGGTCGCTTGCAGCAGGCCCATGGCGGCACGCTGTTTCTCGATGAAATCGGCGACATGCCGCTGGCCCTGCAGGCGCGTCTGCTGCGCGTGTTGCAGGACCGCAAGGTGGCGCCGCTGGGGGCCGGCGAGGAACAGGAGATCGACGTGGCGCTGATCTGCGCCACCCATCGCGATCTCAAGCAGCAGGTGGCCGACAAGCAGTTTCGCGAAGACCTGTTCTACCGGGTCAACGGCATCAGCGTGATGCTCCCGGCGCTGCGCGAGCGCGAGGATTTCGACGCGCTGCTGGAGGTCCTGCTGGCCAAGCTCGGCAGTCCCGGAATGGCCCTGGCGGCGAACCTGCGCCAGCTGCTGGCCGGCTACCACTGGCCGGGCAATATCCGCCAGCTGGAGATGGTCCTGCGCACGGCCCTGGCGATGCGCGAAGAGGGCGATCGGGTGCTGGGCCTGGAGCACCTGCCCGACAGCCTGCTCGACGATCTCAATACCGACGCCCGGCCCGCCACCGGCAGCATCCGCGAACATCAGCTGGAACTGATCCGCCAGGCGCTGGACGATCATCGCGGCAATGTGTCCGCCGCGGCCGAGGCCCTGGGCATCAGCCGCGCGACCCTGTACCGCAAGCTCAAGCAGTTGCGCGACTGA
- a CDS encoding EAL domain-containing protein, translated as MPRLPLRVLVLEDHSFQRALAVRMLRQLGCREVFEAADGAEALALLREAGPVDIVLCDLRMDGVDGLEFLQAVGASRQVGSVILCSELSGDLRRSVRQIVSLLGLEFLGDLGKPLCLEALRSLLKKPVPAPATGPVPRPALEVAREDEIRHALQAGQLQPYYQPKFDLRTGQVRGVEVLARWAHPSRGVLPPPAFMPLLERCKLMDALLFGQMELALELHCQMRRHGHALNMAFNLQAAQLVDDALAPRIRALLARYGVSGASLTFELTESGLLQAPQTSIKNLVRLRMMGCGLAIDDFGAGFSSLQRLCALPFTEIKLDAEFVRGLGHEPRCQVAISSTLALGKALGMSVVVEGIETQEQRQHLLRLDCATGQGYLCARPMSGGQLLHWLGKQPVCA; from the coding sequence ATGCCCAGACTTCCCTTGCGTGTCCTGGTCCTCGAGGACCATTCCTTTCAACGTGCCCTGGCGGTGCGCATGCTGCGACAGCTGGGCTGCCGCGAGGTGTTCGAGGCCGCCGACGGGGCAGAGGCCCTGGCATTGCTGCGCGAAGCGGGGCCGGTGGATATCGTCCTGTGCGACCTGCGCATGGACGGCGTGGACGGGCTGGAGTTTCTCCAGGCCGTCGGCGCGTCCCGCCAGGTCGGCTCGGTGATCCTGTGCAGCGAACTCTCCGGGGATTTGCGCCGCTCGGTGCGGCAGATCGTTTCCCTGCTGGGCCTGGAGTTCTTGGGCGATCTGGGTAAACCCCTGTGCCTGGAGGCGTTGCGCAGCCTGCTAAAAAAGCCCGTGCCTGCGCCTGCTACCGGGCCTGTTCCACGACCGGCCCTGGAAGTCGCGCGGGAGGATGAGATCCGGCACGCCCTGCAGGCCGGCCAGTTGCAGCCGTATTACCAGCCCAAGTTCGACTTGCGCACGGGGCAGGTGCGCGGCGTGGAAGTCCTGGCCCGCTGGGCGCACCCTTCCAGGGGCGTGCTGCCGCCGCCAGCCTTCATGCCGCTGCTGGAGCGTTGCAAGCTGATGGATGCGCTGCTGTTCGGACAGATGGAACTAGCCCTGGAATTGCACTGCCAGATGCGGCGGCACGGCCATGCCCTGAACATGGCTTTCAACCTGCAGGCGGCCCAACTGGTCGACGATGCCCTGGCGCCTCGAATCAGGGCATTGCTGGCGCGGTACGGCGTATCGGGCGCAAGCCTGACCTTCGAGCTGACCGAAAGCGGGCTGTTGCAGGCCCCGCAAACCAGCATCAAGAACCTGGTGCGCTTGCGCATGATGGGCTGTGGCCTGGCGATCGACGATTTTGGCGCCGGCTTTTCTTCATTGCAGCGGCTGTGCGCGCTGCCCTTTACCGAGATCAAGCTGGATGCCGAGTTCGTGCGCGGGCTCGGGCACGAGCCGCGTTGCCAAGTGGCGATCAGCAGCACCCTGGCCTTGGGCAAGGCCCTGGGAATGTCGGTGGTGGTCGAGGGCATCGAGACCCAGGAGCAGCGTCAGCATCTGCTGCGCCTGGACTGCGCCACGGGGCAGGGGTATCTGTGCGCCCGGCCCATGAGCGGCGGGCAACTGCTGCACTGGCTCGGTAAACAGCCGGTTTGCGCCTGA
- a CDS encoding fimbrial protein — MAFDISLIKIGEVSPGTIRGVLLPTMAQSWVTSNTLEVQRVSLTGSINIVSRTCSTPDVTVPMGTHQLSEFSGGNSATPWKDFSIALNNCPAFHGIYSGTGPRWLSDGTSNNLDSRTNNLLRLRLDPVRTAINPGQGILSLDPSAPGGAVAASGIGLQVADSHGGALPLATLRPSGITPRATEGASYSIPLKARYIQTAGSVTAGPANASAVFTINYQ; from the coding sequence ATGGCGTTCGATATTTCCTTGATCAAGATCGGCGAGGTTTCTCCAGGCACCATTCGCGGTGTGCTGTTGCCGACCATGGCGCAGAGCTGGGTCACCTCCAACACCCTTGAAGTGCAACGCGTCAGCCTGACCGGCAGCATCAATATTGTGTCCCGTACCTGCAGCACCCCGGATGTGACGGTGCCCATGGGCACGCATCAGTTGAGCGAGTTTTCCGGGGGCAACAGCGCCACGCCCTGGAAGGATTTCTCCATTGCGCTGAACAACTGCCCGGCGTTTCACGGCATCTATTCCGGTACCGGCCCGCGCTGGTTGAGCGATGGCACCAGCAATAACCTCGACTCGCGTACCAACAACCTCTTGCGTCTGCGCCTGGACCCGGTGCGCACCGCGATCAACCCCGGCCAGGGCATCCTGAGCCTCGATCCGAGCGCCCCAGGCGGTGCAGTGGCGGCCAGCGGTATCGGCCTGCAGGTGGCCGACAGCCATGGCGGGGCATTGCCCCTGGCCACCCTGCGGCCCAGCGGTATCACCCCGCGGGCCACGGAGGGCGCCAGCTACAGCATTCCGCTCAAGGCCCGCTACATCCAGACCGCGGGCAGTGTCACGGCGGGGCCGGCGAATGCCTCGGCGGTGTTCACCATCAACTACCAATAG